The Pelodiscus sinensis isolate JC-2024 chromosome 30, ASM4963464v1, whole genome shotgun sequence genome has a window encoding:
- the LOC142821203 gene encoding Fc receptor-like protein 5 → MAVYGTQGRRRVTRQQHPAKPGMELRVLLCVLASLQSLPRPVSPAGPLPAPTITVDPQLPLYVPGERLTLRCSAPQGLAVSSYQFYNQQGERVFSESDGPSMGPWLVLTAAPGKTGAYSCEYWAVRDGKNLYSSRSQPVQVQVMDFPLAPALSAISDPPGRSPVTLVCSAPQGFAPARYRFLRQGTVIASQPGARLKLNGATPGPYTCMYEVDVSGTTILSLQSISLSVQQPGPSVLPETFRPTLRLSPPGPRFTTRESVTLTCSAPSWEKTMKFCFLKAGEKVTCTGLALRDSQSYQMSRLSLADSGSYTCMYWVAEHGQEIPSPESQPRSFTVTDVLLPPPAPQIILDPPKHIYVQGERVSLTCSAPGGEEVRGYRFYEQRGERISELDEGTSLERTAETGQTAVYTCAYWIVRSEQAIMSEKSKSLSIPVTVPLLVPTLALHPQLTVYLPGEKVSLTCSAPHGEVVVGFRFHQHRRDQILAERPAASGTARMELTVQAGNNGAYTCQSWRWEAGQLVVSGNSNSIIVPVSDRPPQPALSMDPPSGAVSEGFPLLLTCTAPGDTGERRFHFYQDGAQVLPGDAGFQINPSVPDPGSVNVSVLSIPQAHPNHTGGFTCGYEENIRGRWILSPRSRVVNIMVNATRSDGRRGWDLPLPLVAGCGAGGAALVLLVLLGCCCRKKKKALQQRSHERWDQPGAYNHRRLPSIPGRKSKRRGKGAENVSSRAGCKSVGTEMAFQQRGEKLVSGEVVYSEPLF, encoded by the exons ATGGCTGTTTACGGGacccagggaaggaggagagTCACCCGGCAGCAGCATCCTGCTAAACCCGGCATGGAGCTCCGAGTCCTCCTCTGTGTGCTGG CTtctctccagagcctgccccggccGGTGTCCCCCGCAG gccccctgccagcccccaccaTCACTGTGGACCCCCAGCTACCCTTGTATGTCCCAGGGGAGCGTCTCACCCTCAGATGCTCGGCCCCCCAGGGGCTGGCAGTGAGCAGCTACCAGTTCTACAATCAGCAAGGGGAGCGGGTCTTCAGTGAAAGCGATGGCCCATccatggggccctggctggtgctGACGGCTGCACCGGGGAAGACTGGGGCGTACAGCTGTGAGTACTGGGCAGTGAGAGACGGGAAGAATCTGTACTCCTCACGCAGCCAGCCCGTGCAGGTACAAGTGATGG ATTTCCCTCTGGCTCCAGCCCTCTCTGCCATTTCGGATCCTCCCGGGCGGAGCCCAGTTACCCTCGTGTGTTCGGCCCCTCAGGGATTTGCCCCTGCAAGGTACCGGTTCCTGAGGCAGGGGACTGTCATTGCCTCGCAGCCTGGTGCCCGTCTCAAGCTCAATGGGGCCACTCCCGGCCCGTACACCTGCATGTACGAGGTCGATGTCTCGGGGACAACCATCCTGTCACTGCAGAGCATCTCCCTCTCAGTCCAGCAGCCAG GCCCTTCTGTGCTCCCGGAAACCTTTCGGCCAACGCTTCGGCtgtctccaccgggtcccaggtTCACCACCAGAGAGTCTGTTACCCTGACATGctcagctcccagctgggagaagaCGATGAAATTCTGCTTCCTCAAGGCTGGGGAAAAAGTGACGTGCACAGGGCTGGCCCTGCGGGACTCTCAGAGTTACCAGATGAGCAGGCTCAGCTTGGCGGATTCTGGCTCGTACACCTGTATGTATTGGGTAGCCGAGCATGGGCAAGAAATCCCCTCCCCAGAGAGCCAGCCCAGATCCTTCACCGTGACAG ATGTCCTCCTTCCTCCACCGGCTCCCCAAATCATTCTGGACCCTCCCAAACACATCTATGTTCAGGGAGAACGTGTCTCACTCACCTGCTCAGCTCCTGGTGGTGAGGAGGTGAGGGGTTACAGATTCTATGAGCAAAGAGGGGAGCGGATCTCTGAGCTGGACGAGGGGACTTCCCTGGAGCGTACGGCTGAGACTGGGCAGACTGCAGTGTACACGTGTGCGTATTGGATCGTCCGTTCTGAACAAGCGATCATGTCAGAGAAGAGCAAGTCCCTCTCCATCCCGGTGACAG TTCCTCTGCTGGTCCCCACGCTtgctctgcacccccagctgaCTGTGTACCTGCCCGGCGAGAAGGTCTCCCTCACCTGCTCAGCCCCCCATGGCGAGGTGGTGGTGGGATTCAGGTTCCACCAGCACAGAAGGGACCAGATCCTGGCAGAGAGGCCAGCAGCCAGCGGGACGGCCCGGATGGAGCTCACGGTGCAGGCAGGGAATAATGGTGCCTACACCTGTCAGTCCTGGAGATGGGAGGCCGGGCAGCTGGTTGTGTCTGGGAACAGTAACAGCATCATCGTACCAGTGTCAG ATcgccctccccagcctgcactgAGCATGGATCCCCCGTCTGGAGCGGTGAGCGAAGGAttccccctgctcctcacctgcacgGCCCCTGGGGACACCGGTGAAAGGAGGTTTCACTTCTACCAGGATGGGGCTCAGGTCctccctggggatgcagggtTTCAGATCAACCCCTCAGTGCCCGACCCAGGCTCTGTGAATGTCTCTGTGCTCAGCATCCCACAGGCCCATCCCAACCACACCGGGGGCTTCACCTGCGGGTACGAGGAGAACATCCGCGGGAGGTGGATCCTGTCCCCCAGGAGCCGAGTGGTGAACATCATGGTGAACGCCACCAGGAGTGACGGCAGGAGAG GCTGGGATCTGCCTCTCCCACTGGTGGCCGGTTGCGGAGCCGGAGGAGCTGCCCTGGTGCTACTGGTTCTTCTGGGCTGTTGCTGCAGGAAAAAGAAGAAAG CTCTGCAGCAAAGGAGCCACGAGAGGTGGGATCAGCCAGGGGCCTATAACCACCGACGGCTGCCCAGCATCCCCGGTCGGAAATCCAAGAGGAGAGGCAAGGGGGCGGAGAatgtcagcagcagggctgggtgcaAATCTGTG GGGACTGAGATGGCGTTCCAGCAGCGAGGAGAGAAACTGGTCTCAGGGGAAGTGGTGTACAGTGAACCCCTCTTCTAA